A DNA window from Loxodonta africana isolate mLoxAfr1 chromosome 7, mLoxAfr1.hap2, whole genome shotgun sequence contains the following coding sequences:
- the LOC135232197 gene encoding E3 ubiquitin-protein ligase TRIM48-like has translation MDSNISQAFRKELTCCICLNYLIDPVTIGCGHSFCRPCLYISWEEAKTTRCPLCGETSKKTDIKSNILVKNLVSLARQASLCQFLSSEDQMCGTHKETKKMFCEESKNLLCLLCSSSQEHEAHRHCSIEYAVEKYREKLLKQMRSLWEKIQENQRNLNEECRIINLWMNLEDTLTRSESVQLHMPQPVNPALSARPITGLIDRFNQFQVNISLNYETSSHDIMLSDDVRSLIFRHDLQEVPFPSGRSNYFATWGAQAFSSGKHYWEMHVDSSWDWAIGVCKDTWLRKNCSVIESGDTFLLLCVKGDNGYHLFTTSPVLSQYIEKPLGKVGVFVDFNSGSVSFVNVAKNSLIWEYPAYSFNYSLRPFFCTGHT, from the exons ATGGACTCCAACATCTCCCAAGCCTTCCGAAAGGAACTCACCTGCTGCATCTGCTTGAACTACCTTATAGACCCTGTCACCATAGGCTGTGGGCACAGCTTCTGTAGGCCCTGTCTATACATTTCCTGGGAAGAAGCCAAAACTACCCGTTGTCCTCTATGTGGGGAAACATCAAAGAAGACAGACATCAAATCCAATATTCTTGTGAAGAATCTGGTGTCCCTTGCTAGACAAGCCAGTCTCTGCCAGTTCCTGAGCTCTGAGGATCAGATGTGTGGGACACACAAGGAGACAAAGAAGATGTTCTGTGAAGAGAGCAAGAACCTACTCTGTTTGCTCTGTTCTTCCTCTCAGGAGCACGAGGCTCACAGACACTGTTCCATTGAATACGCTGTTGAGAAGTACCGG gAGAAGCTCTTAAAACAAATGAGGTCTTTATGGGAAAAGAtccaagaaaatcagagaaatctAAACGAGGAGTGCAGAATAATCAACCTGTGGATG AATTTGGAAGACACATTGACAAG GAGTGAGTCCGTGCAACTGCACATGCCCCAGCCTGTGAACCCAGCGCTCAGTGCCAGGCCCATCACTGGACTGATAGACAGATTCAACCAATTCCAAG TGAACATTTCCTTGAATTATGAAACAAGCAGTCACGATATCATGCTGTCTGATGACGTGAGAAGTTTGATATTTAGGCATGACCTTCAAGAGGTGCCTTTTCCATCTGGAAGATCCAACTACTTTGCTACATGGGGAGCCCAGGCCTTCAGCTCTGGAAAACACTACTGGGAGATGCATGTGGACAGCTCTTGGGACTGGGCTATAGGGGTCTGTAAGGATACTTGGCTAAGGAAGAACTGCTCAGTGATTGAATCTGGGGAcacatttcttcttttatgtgtGAAGGGGGATAATGGTTACCATCTTTTCACCACCTCCCCAGTGCTTTCTCAGTACATAGAGAAACCTCTGGGGAAGGTTGGTGTGTTTGTTGATTTTAACAGTGGAAGTGTGAGTTTTGTTAATGTTGCCAAAAATTCCCTCATATGGGAATACCCCGCTTACTCCTTCAATTACTCGCTCCGGCCTTTTTTTTGCACTGGCCACACATGA
- the LOC100668425 gene encoding tripartite motif-containing protein 43-like: protein MDSAFQKELTCFISLKYLTDPVTIGCGHSFCQACVCLSWEGAKIPARCPICRNTSEQTEFRTNILLKNLVSPARQASLCQFLSSEEQMCGTHKETKKMFCEESKNLLCLLCSNSQEHEAHSHCSIECAVEEYRYHVCLLSEIISSEYQKLHPILLEEEKQHLEGLKNEGKKILQQLKKSEATMVQKGRHLREMYEELMNMCHKSDVELLQDLGDILTRSKSMQLNMPQPVNPVLSARPITGLIDRFRQFQVEISFSYEISSQNIMLFDDVRSLRLRRDLQEAPFPSGRSHYFAAWGDQAFTSGKYYWEIEVDSSWDWAVGVCKDTWLRKDSSRVPSEDTFLFLCVKEDNRYNLLTTSPVLSQYIEKPLGQVGVYVDFDSRSVSFVNVAKSSLIWAYPACSFNYPLRPFFYTGHT, encoded by the exons ATGGATTCAGCCTTCCAGAAGGAACTCACCTGCTTCATCAGCTTGAAGTACCTTACAGATCCTGTCACCATAGGCTGTGGACACAGCTTCTGTCAGGCCTGTGTCTGCCTTTCCTGGGAAGGAGCCAAAATTCCTGCCCGTTGCCCCATATGCAGGAACACATCAGAGCAAACAGAGTTCAGAACCAATATTCTACTGAAGAATCTGGTGTCCCCTGCCAGACAAGCCAGTCTCTGCCAGTTCCTGAGCTCTGAGGAACAGATGTGTGGGACACACAAGGAGACAAAGAAGATGTTCTGCGAAGAGAGCAAGAACCTGCTCTGTTTGCTCTGCTCTAACTCTCAAGAGCACGAAGCTCACAGTCACTGTTCCATAGAATGCGCTGTTGAGGAATACCGG TATCATGTGTGTCTACTGTCAGAGATTATCAGCTCTGAGTATCAGAAATTGCATCCGATTCTCCTTGAGGAAGAAAAACAACAtttagagggactgaaaaatgaagGCAAGAAGATATTACAGCAACTGAAGAAAAGTGAAGCCACAATGGTTCAAAAGGGGAGGCACCTGAGAGAAATGTATGAGGAGCTGATGAATATGTGCCATAAATCAGATGTGGAGTTGCTCCAG GATTTGGGAGACATTTTGACAAG GAGCAAGTCCATGCAGCTGAACATGCCCCAGCCTGTGAACCCAGTGCTCAGTGCCAGGCCCATCACTGGCCTGATAGACAGGTTCCGCCAATTCCAAG TGGAAATTTCCTTCAGTTATGAAATAAGCAGTCAGAATATCATGCTGTTTGATGACGTGAGAAGTCTGAGGCTTAGACGTGACCTTCAAGAGGCACCTTTTCCTTCTGGAAGATCTCACTACTTTGCTGCATGGGGAGACCAGGCCTTCACCTCTGGAAAATACTACTGGGAGATAGAAGTGGATAGCTCTTGGGACTGGGCTGTAGGAGTCTGTAAGGATACTTGGTTAAGGAAGGACAGCTCAAGGGTCCCGTCTGAggacacttttctttttttatgtgtgaagGAGGATAATCGTTACAATCTCTTGACCACCTCCCCAGTGCTTTCTCAGTACATAGAGAAACCTCTGGGACAGGTAGGTGTGTATGTAGATTTTGACAGTAGAAGTGTGAGTTTTGTTAATGTTGCCAAAAGTTCCCTCATATGGGCATACCCAGCTTGCTCCTTCAATTATcccctcaggcctttcttttacacTGGCCACACATGA